Proteins encoded in a region of the Prunus persica cultivar Lovell chromosome G4, Prunus_persica_NCBIv2, whole genome shotgun sequence genome:
- the LOC109948516 gene encoding uncharacterized protein LOC109948516, with protein sequence MGEQNRYNAVGVNDEEAYLDSGFSRSDWNPKITVGQIFSSKKALLTELRLTALRGHFEFKVQFSCTKRLLVVCCQRPCPWRVRASRIGEYSFMIVRCTTVHECDLRFVSDKHRQATAALVATSLKRKLKDCRTIYTPSDIMRDVKHNFGCTIHYSKAWKARELALLSIRGSAEEAYYILPAYCYELERMNPGTKTHIRTDENNHFVYLFMAVGACIRGFRSSMRPVIAVDATHLKSKYKGVMFVANAFDGNRNIYPLAFGIGDLETDASWHWFFTKLHEAIGECPNLVIISDRNVSIENVWNKIFPTAQHGICFYHMKGNMKRTCKLKKRDHILMHFEKAAKSYSIAEFDCHFRKIKRKEHVAQYLEEAGLHKWSRAHMDGRRYNVMTTNIAESINSVLRFARMLPVVHLLGEIVNLLVKWFTERRELALNCTTTLCPNFGEKKLRNRLEDAARMNVVKVNNAQYNVLDGDMDGLVDLTNNSCSCRKFQLEQLPCKHVVAVCRFLKVSVYTKASRYYTRKTWMDAYSDSIYPVQPHGMWDTPEDVRSRVVLPPMARVMPGRRKKLRIPSQGEGTIRRKCSRCGSAGHNKSTCKSNIPLRNVA encoded by the coding sequence ATGGGTGAACAAAATCGGTATAATGCAGTCGGtgtaaatgatgaagaagcatATTTGGACAGCGGGTTTTCACGAAGCGATTGGAATCCGAAAATTACAGTTGGGCAAATTTTCTCTAGTAAGAAAGCATTGTTGACGGAGTTACGGTTGACGGCATTAAGAGGCCACTTTGAATTTAAGGTGCAATTCTCTTGCACTAAGAGGTTGCTTGTGGTTTGTTGTCAACGTCCATGCCCATGGCGGGTCCGAGCATCGAGAATTGGAGAATACAGCTTCATGATTGTGAGGTGTACAACTGTCCATGAATGTGATTTGAGGTTCGTAAGTGACAAGCATCGTCAAGCAACCGCAGCACTTGTAGCCACTTCACTTAAAAGGAAGTTGAAGGATTGTCGGACAATATACACACCAAGTGACATTATGAGAGATGTGAAACACAACTTTGGTTGCACCATCCATTATTCGAAAGCTTGGAAAGCAAGGGAGTTAGCTCTATTGTCCATTAGAGGATCAGCGGAGGAGGcatattatatccttccagctTATTGCTATGAATTGGAGCGTATGAATCCCGGCACAAAAACACACATCCGAACTGATGAGAACAATCactttgtgtatttatttatggcgGTTGGCGCATGTATTAGAGGGTTCCGTTCTTCCATGCGCCCAGTGATAGCCGTGGATGCCACTCATTTAAAATCCAAGTACAAGGGTGTTATGTTTGTAGCAAATGCGTTCGATGGTAATCGAAATATATATCCTCTTGCTTTtgggatcggggatttggAGACGGATGCATCATGGCATTGGTTTTTCACTAAACTTCATGAAGCCATTGGTGAGTGTCCCAATCTTGTTATTATTTCTGATCGCAATGTTAGCATAGAGAATGTGTGGAACAAAATTTTTCCAACTGCACAACATGGCATATGCTTTTATCATATGAAGGGGAACATGAAACGCACTTGCAAGTTGAAAAAGCGTGATCACATACTTATGCACTTTGAGAAGGCTGCGAAATCTTATTCCATTGCTGAATTTGATTGTCATTTTCGCAAGATAAAGCGAAAGGAACATGTTGCTCAATATCTTGAAGAGGCAGGGTTACATAAGTGGTCTAGAGCTCACATGGATGGACGCCGCTACAATGTAAtgacaacaaatattgcggAGTCAATCAACTCAGTCCTTAGGTTTGCAAGAATGCTGCCAGTGGTTCATTTGCTAGGGGAAATTGTTAATCTCCTTGTGAAATGGTTCACCGAACGTCGTGAGTTGGCTTTGAATTGCACAACAACATTGTGCCCcaattttggagagaagaagtTGAGGAACAGGTTGGAGGATGCTGCAAGGATGAATGTGGTTAAAGTTAATAATGCACAGTACAATGTTTTGGACGGTGATATGGACGGCCTCGTAGATTTGACGAACAACAGTTGTAGTTGTAGAAAGTTTCAGCTTGAGCAGCTACCTTGCAAGCATGTAGTTGCAGTTTGCCGCTTCTTGAAAGTAAGTGTATACACAAAGGCTTCTCGGTATTACACTCGGAAAACCTGGATGGATGCTTATTCGGATAGCATCTACCCGGTACAACCTCACGGAATGTGGGATACTCCTGAAGATGTTCGAAGTCGAGTTGTGCTGCCTCCCATGGCAAGGGTCATGCCAGGCAGACGAAAGAAGTTAAGAATTCCCTCGCAAGGAGAGGGCACCATTAGAAGAAAGTGCTCAAGGTGCGGTTCCGCAGGCCACAATAAAAGCACCTGTAAAAGCAATATTCCATTGCGCAATGTAGCTTAG